In a genomic window of Suricata suricatta isolate VVHF042 chromosome 12, meerkat_22Aug2017_6uvM2_HiC, whole genome shotgun sequence:
- the FSD1 gene encoding fibronectin type III and SPRY domain-containing protein 1, whose product MGLFAARRGKVGPELRPWRCPSSLARWLPRLDPWKASGSPRSGSLSWPRGLPALRVCLLPVGQGALRKLITTLAAKNEEIQSFIYSLKQMLLNVEANSTKVQEDLEAEFQSLFSLLEELKEGMLMKIKQERASRTYELQNQLAACARALESSEELLETANQTLQATDSEDFPQAAKQIKDGVTMAPAFRLSLKAKVSDNMSHLMVDFAQERRMLQALTFLPVPSAPVIDLAESLVADNCVTLVWRMPDEDSKIDHYVLEYRRTNFEGPPRLREEQPWMVVEGIRQTEHTLTGLKFDMKYMNFRVKACNKAVASEFSESVTLETPAFMFRLDASTSHQNLRVDDLSVEWDAMGGKVQDIKAREKDGKGRTASPVNSPARGVPSPKRMSSGRGGRDRFTAESYTVLGDTLIDGGEHYWEVRFEPDSKAFGVGVAYRSLGRFEQLGKTASSWCLHVNNWLQASFTAKHANKAKVLDAPVPDCLGVHCDFHQGLLSFYNARTKQLLHTFKAKFTQPLLPAFTVWCGSFQVTTGLQVPSSVRCLQKRGSATSSSNTSLT is encoded by the exons atgggCCTGTTTGCAGCTCGGCGAGGGAAGGTAGGGCCAGAGCTGCGCCCATGGCGGTGCCCCAGCTCGTTGGCCCGGTGGCTCCCACGTCTGGATCCCTGGAAGGCGAGTGGGAGCCCCAGGTCGGGGAGCCTGAGCTGGCCCAGGGGCTTACCGGCTTTGCGTGTGTGCCTGCTTCCGGTGGGACAGGGGGCTCTGCGGAAGCTCATCACCACGCTGGCTGCGAAGAACGAAGAGATTCAGAGCTTCATCTACTCCCTCAAGCAGATGCTGCTGAACGTGGAG GCCAACTCCACCAAGGTGCAGGAGGACCTGGAGGCCGAGTTCCagtccctcttctccctcctggaGGAGCTGAAGGAGGGGATGCTCATGAAGATCAAGCAGGAGCGTGCCAGCCGCACCTACGAGCTGCAG AACCAGCTGGCTGCCTGCGCGCGGGCCCTGGAGAGCTCAGAGGAGCTTCTGGAAACGGCCAACCAGACCCTGCAGGCTACCGACAGCGAAGACTTCCCTCAG GCTGCCAAGCAAATCAAAGATGG TGTGACGATGGCGCCAGCCTTCCGGCTGTCACTGAAGGCCAAGGTCAGCGACAACATGAGTCACCTCATGGTGGACTTCGCCCAGGAGCGCAGGATGCTGCAGGCACTCACGTTCCTACCTG TGCCCAGCGCCCCTGTCATCGACCTGGCCGAGTCCCTGGTGGCAgacaactgtgtgaccttggtgtGGCGCATGCCAGACGAGGACAGCAAGATTGACCACTACGTGCTGGAGTACCGGCGGACCAACTTCGAGGGCCCGCCCCGCCTCAGGGAGGAGCAGCCTTGGATGGTGGTCGAGGGCATCCGGCAGACGGAGCACACCCTGACCG GTCTCAAGTTTGACATGAAATACATGAATTTCCGTGTGAAGGCCTGTAATAAAGCAGTTGCAAGCGAGTTCTCCGAGTCGGTGACCCTGGAGACACCAG CGTTCATGTTCCGCCTGGATGCGTCCACATCTCACCAGAACCTGCGGGTGGATGACCTCTCCGTGGAGTGGGATGCCATGGGCGGGAAGGTGCAGGACATCAAGGCTCGCGAGAAGGATGGCAAGGGGCGCACGGCGTCTCCCGTCAACTCCCCAGCCAG AGGTGTGCCATCTCCCAAGAGGATGTCCTCTGGTCGTGGGGGTCGGGATCGCTTCACGGCCGAGTCCTACACAGTGCTGG GGGACACGCTGATCGACGGCGGCGAGCATTACTGGGAGGTGCGCTTCGAGCCGGACAGCAAGGCGTTCGGCGTGGGGGTGGCGTACCGCAGCCTGGGCCGCTTCGAGCAGCTGGGCAAGACGGCCTCGTCCTGGTGCCTGCACGTCAACAACTGGCTGCAGGCCAGCTTCACCGCCAAGCACGCCAACAAGGCCAAGGTGCTGGACGCCCCCGTGCCCGACTGCCTGGGCGTGCACTGCGACTTCCACCAAG GCCTCCTGTCCTTCTACAACGCCAGAACCAAGCAGCTGCTGCACACCTTCAAGGCCAAGTTCACACAGCCACTGCTGCCTGCTTTCACA GTGTGGTGCGGCAGCTTCCAGGTGACGACAGGCCTGCAGGTGCCCAGCTCCGTGCGCTGCTTGCAGAAGCGGGGCAGTGCCACCAGCAGCTCTAACACCAGCCTCACCTAG